A stretch of the Rosa rugosa chromosome 5, drRosRugo1.1, whole genome shotgun sequence genome encodes the following:
- the LOC133713039 gene encoding major strawberry allergen Fra a 1.08: MGVFTYETEFTSVIPPPRLYKAFVLDADNLIPKIAPQAVKSAEIVQGDGGVGTIKKIHLGEGSEYSYVKHQIDGLDKDNFVYNYSIIEGDAIGDKVEKISYEIKLVASPSGGSIIKSTSHYHCKGEVEIKEEHVKAGKERAAGLFKIIENHLLANPEAYN; encoded by the coding sequence ATGGGCGTGTTCACTTATGAAACCGAGTTCACCTCTGTCATCCCACCACCAAGACTCTACAAGGCCTTTGTCCTTGATGCTGATAACCTCATCCCCAAGATTGCACCACAGGCTGTGAAGAGTGCTGAAATCGTTCAAGGTGATGGAGGTGTTGGAACCATCAAGAAGATTCACCTCGGTGAAGGAAGCGAATACAGCTATGTCAAGCATCAGATTGATGGACTTGACAAAGACAACTTTGTGTACAACTACAGTATAATTGAAGGTGATGCTATCGGAGACAAAGTTGAGAAAATCTCTTACGAGATTAAGTTGGTGGCATCTCCAAGTGGAGGCTccatcatcaagagcaccagCCACTACCATTGCAAAGGTGAGGTTGAGATCAAGGAAGAGCATGTCAAGGCCGGAAAAGAAAGAGCCGCTGGTTTGTTCAAGATCATTGAGAACCACCTTTTGGCCAACCCTGAGGCCTACAACTAA